CGAGGATGAGAATTGCAGCTGCAATGATGATCTTGTTCAAGAGCGTAGCACTCCAGTAGATTTGGGCGAAGTGCCGTTGATTACTATATAACATATTTACAAAAATCAAGTATTTGGCATACTGATACTTTACAAAACATACTTTATGTAGTTTGATCTTACCTAGATTTTACGGTATTTGCTGAAGGAGGCAATCTTGAAAGAATCACTACCTACTGTGGACAATCAAGTATTGGAAGCGGTGCAAGTTGTGAAGGAGACGTTCGCGTTTGATTTTTGGGGCACTGATGGCTCCAAGATACTGATCTGCTTTCTGCTCACACTCTTCCTGTTTATCTTGTCTGAGCCGGTGCGCGCATACCTGCGCAAACGAAACGGTGACGAGGGCAAGACGATCCGCTTGATGCAGGGGAAGGCTGGCTGGGTGTCGCTCGGGATCATCTTGGTAACATCGTACGCTGCTGCGTACTACCTCAAGAATGCGATCGATGTGATCGAGATCCCCACCTATCTACTCGGCATCATTGTCTTGGTGCGGTGGATCAACGGTATGATCCGTGGTCCGCTGCTCAAGGCAGCTAAGTTGATCTGGGATACGCAAACGAATGATCACTTGCGAAAGGTCGGCATGCTCGCCACGTATGCGGTGATATCGTTTGGGGTGTATTTGGCACTCAGTGTGCTTAGCTACAACATCCAGGATCTGGTCGATCTTGGTCTGCCTGACTGGGTAACAGCGACGGCATCGGCACTGGTATTCTTGCCGTTCTTGCAAGCGTTGGTGCAAAGTCTCGCGCTCTCCAATGACCGCAAGATGGAAGTGGGTGAGTGGGTGAAGATCGGCGACGTCGTCGCAAAGCTTAAGTGGAGCACGTTGCGTGGTTTAGTCCTTGAGGACGCGGAAGGAGTTGAGGTGGTCATACCAAACTCCATAGTGGAGAAAAGTGAATTCCGCAATCTGAGCAAGCGTAAGCGCTGGCGTGATACGTTCACGTTCTATGTCAGTGCTCAGGTGCCACCGGCCGCTCTCAGTGAACTTCGTAGCAGTGTGCTCACGCATATTGCTCAAGACTCGGAGTGCAAGCCGCAGCGGTGCTGGTTTCAGCAAGAATATCCTGGCGTGATCACGTTGCGGGTAATCGTCGATATCGAACCGCCAAGGAATGCGCCAGATCGTGGCGCTCTCCGAGACGAGAAGTACGACAAGGTATTTCAGCTGGTGGGTACGCTGATCGACTCGAGTGGTCAGGTGAACATGTTTCAACTTCAGCCACCGATCACTGGCGCACTGCCGCAATTGCCGTAAGTTCGTTTGTCGACTGTTCGACGAAGCCCCGACCACATGGTCGGGGCTTTTATATTGACAAAATTGATTTTTATAGTAATTTTTCTGCAGCGTTTGTCGCTATTTAAGACAAAAAGTACACCTGTTCATAGACATCACTGTGTAAGGAGTGTGAAATATGCGAACAGATTCAAACCCAGCCAACACGGCAATTTCGCTGACGGTGGTAGCGGTAATCTTTCTATCGATCAGTCTGAAGATCTTCGCGCCGTATCTGACCCCGGTGGTCGTTGCGGCTACGATGGGTATTCTGACCTGGGGAGCGTTCACGCGGTTGCGTGACCTGCTTGCCAGATCGCGCTGGCTGAAACCGTATTCGCCTGCTGCCGCAGCCTTCATTATCTGGCTGCTGACGACGAGTGTGGTAATCCTGCCAGGGTTCTTCCTTGGTAATTACGCACTCGTAAGCGGTATCGGTACGATTCGCGAGTTTATTGGTGACTTCCTGCTCGAGCATGAGTCGATCAATGCCTTCCTGCAAACACAGATCAGCAATCTGGTTTCAATGCTGCCTGAAGAGGTGGTGCCAACGGTGCAAGAACGTCTCGGCGAGTTTGCTACCGTCGGTGCGCTGTTCAGTGGCAAGATGGGTGGAGCCGCCTTTGGTTTCATCTCTTCGGCTTCGGTCAGTGTGCTCGGTGCGGTGGGGACACTCGCGTTCTCGCTCTTGTTGTTTTTCTTCGTACACACCGATGGACCTGCATTCCTGAAGTGGATGAACGAGAAGCTGTATCTGCGCGAGCGTGGCGATGATATGTTCACCGAGGTGGCTGGTCTGATCAAGGGCATTGTCCTTGGATCAGTACTGGTGCAGTTTATTCAAGCTTCGGCGTATAGTCTGACGCTGTTTGGCATCTCGCTGTTCGTGGACATTCCGAACCTCGGTGTGTGGATCGCAGTCATCATGATCGCAGGCACCATTATTCCGGTGGTCGCCACTGCCGGAATGGCAATCGCGGTGGGAATGCTGTTCTACTCGGGCGCATTCATCCCCGGCATTGTCGGTGTGGTGGTCATTGCGATCTTCTCTACCGTCGACGGGATCATCCGTGGCTGGTTCGTGGGTTCACAGGTAAAGATCCCGGTTTCACTGATCGTCTTCTCGACGATCTTTGGCCTCGGCTTGTTCGGATTCGTGGGTTTGATCCTTGGTCCGGCAGTTGTCGCCTTGGGTAAATCAGCAGCCGGTCATGCAACTGAAGCGTTTGCCGAGTGGCGGCAGTTCAACGCTGAACGTGAAGCAGAAAAAATGCAGATCAAAGTCGAACAGCTCGATGAGACACGCAAGCTGCGCGAAACTATGGAGCGGCTTCTGGAAGCACAAAAACAGTAACGATGTATTCGATCGCCTTGGGGTAACCCGAGGCGATTTTTTATTTATAAACATGTAAAAAGGGCGCATGCGGATGCATGCGCCCTTGGTGGTTGGAGAAATGTGAACTGATCAGGCTTGCCGTGCTACCGAAGACTTGGCCGGTTCGGCGGGCTGCAGCTGTACTTCCATGATTGGCGGCTTGTGCTTGGTGATCAGAGACAGGCTGCCACGAAGGGCCGCCAGGATACGATCGCGATCGGCAGTGATTCGTCCGAGCTTTTCGGCATCGATCCTTGCCTGATAGACGTACCAGTGTTCGTCGACTTGGATCGAGAGCAGATCTCCCTCGAGCGAGAACACGGTTACCGTTGGACGCTTGCGAAACGCACGATCACCAAGTCGCACTTCACCATCGTTCTCTTTGTCGCCTGGGTGCGCGATCTGCAGAAGCAGATTCTTGGCGTCTGCCGGCAGCATGCGCGATGGAACAGTGGTGCGGTAGGTTGTCTTGTAGGCCTGTTCGCCAACACCCCCTTCCGTCGTGACCTGCTCCTGGTCTACGAGGCCGTGGGCCGCGTTGACCATACGGGGCAGCATGGCACCGAGCTGTGCTTCGAGCACGGTGGACAATTGCGCGATGGCAGCTTCGCCAAACGGAAGTTCGGTCGGGGCTGCTGCCGGTTGCGGAATGCGGGATACGATCGACTCGATGATCTGATCGACCGGGATCGGCTTGAAGCTGGCGTCTCCCTTGGGGAGCTTGAGCGCTGCGAGGGCTGCTTCGAGACGTTCGGTCATAAGCGCCTTCGTCTCTTCGTTCCAGTTCCTCATCTCGTCTTCCAGCTGTTTGTTCCGGTCGATTGCCTTCGACAGTTGGAAGTGAAGCGATTCGTTGGAGGCGTTCAACTTTTGACGCTCTTCAATGAGATTTGCGATTCGCTCATCTGAGTCTCGTTCATTCTTGTCCATCTCCTCAGCTTGCTGATAGAGTCGCTCGTTGAGCGCCTTTTCGATTCGGCTGCTCGACACTGCGACAGCGATCAGGCTAACCACTGAGATACACACGACCAGGCTACCGAGGATGATCGTTGTGCCAGGGTGAGCAGTGACCACTTCGGTCGCGCGCTCCCACTGGTTGCGGGCAGGTTGAGTCAGTTCGGCGGTTTTCGTCTGCGCCAAGTTGATGGTATCTTGAACCGAAAGGCCCTTTTGTTTGGCGTACAGACCACCGATCAGTGCCGTTGTGATCCCTACGACCAACAGAAGCATCAATGCAAAAAAGCTTGCGAGTAGGATTCTTTTCACGTATTTCTCCTTGTATAGGAACGGGGGAGCTAAATGTCACCAAAAAGGTGGTGACGACCTGCGCAATTTTTACTGTATGTAAGGCACCTTGTCAATGTTAGGTGTGGCGCGCGAGGCTTTAGCCGAGCGCGCTTTTTCTATTGCTTTTTATACATATTCTGGTATTCTTGCCCGCAAGACGAACGGTCATTGTTCTCATATATATGAGTGACCCGACGTTGAAGGTGAACACGCATGCGTGTAAGCCGGATTTATTCACGAGTAAGTCGTCGATTCTAGGCGATACTGCTCACAATTTAATACTTGGTACATGGCTAAAAAGTCAATGATCATCAAGGCGCAACGAGCGCCTAAGTTCAAGTCACGTGTCGTACGACGCTGTACACTTTGTGGACGTCCACACGGCTACCTTCGTGACTTCGGCATGTGTCGTATTTGCTTCCGTGAACAGGCACACGAAGGACATATACCAGGCGTAAGGAAATCATCATGGTAGGCGATACTATTGGCGATCTCATCATTCGCCTGAAGAACGCCGGTGCAGTGAATAAGGATACTGTTTCAGCTCCGTATTCAAAGCTCCGTTTAGCAGTTCTCACAAAGCTTGCAGATGCTGGCTACATTGAGTCAGTAACTGAAAAGGGCAAGCAGGTACAAGAAAAAACCCTCGAAGTGACACTTCGCTACGAGAATGGTTCACCACGCATCAGCGGCGTGAAGCGTATCTCAAAGCCAGGTCGACGTCTCTACACGAAGGTGACGGATCTTCATCCGGTTAAGTTTGGAAAGGGGCACATGATCCTCTCAACTCCAGCAGGTATCCTCACCAATGAGGAAGCCAAGGAGAAGAAGGTGGGTGGTGAGCAGCTTTTCATTATTTGGTAAGCGTATGTCACGACTAGGAAAACAACCAGTGGCCATCCCAAGCGGGGTTGAGATCAAGCTTGAGAATGGTGTACTGACAGTGAAAGGTCCAAAGGCGACACTTTCACGACCAGTGCGTGAGCAGGATGTGACTTTCACGATTGAAGGAAACACCATCACGCTTGAACCAACCAAGACCGAAGCAGCTCCAGCAATGTGGGGGACCTATGCTGCGCACGTGCGCAACATGATCACTGGTGTTACTGAAGGATACGAAAAGATCCTTCAGATCGAAGGTGTGGGGTACCGCGCTGAGGTAAAGGGTAACGAGATCGTCCTCAACGTAGGATTCTCACACCCAGTACCACTCACTATTCCAGAAGGAATTTCTGCAGAGGTAGTGAAGAACGAGATCAAGCTCACTGGATCAGACAAAGATGCACTCGGACAGTTCGCTGCCAACGTGCGTAAGGTGAAGAAGCCTGAGCCATACAAGGGTAAGGGTATTCGCTACCAGGGAGAATTCATTATTCGCAAGCAAGGTAAGAAGGCTGTATAGGCTACTCATATATGGAAAAGTCACAATACAAAACACAGATGCGTGCCAAGCGACACAATCGTTTGCGTCACAAGGTATCTGGTACAGCTGCACGCCCTCGCTTGGCTGTATTTCGTAGCAATAAGTTTGTGTACGCACAGCTTATTGATGACACAGCAGGAAAGACCATTGCGTCTGCAGATTCTCGCAAGGGTGCAAAAGGCACCGCAGTAGAGAAAGCAAAGGCAGTTGGTACTGAGATCGCAAAGAAGGCAAAAGACGCAAAGATCGAAACAGTAGTCTTCGACCGCGGTGGCTTCCAGTACGCTGGAATTGTCGCTGCACTCGCAGACGCTGCTCGTGAAGGAGGACTCCGCTTCTAGATAGTGCGGAATATTACTAAAATCTAAACATTGCAAAATGTCAGAAAAAGAACAGCAGGAAGCTACAACTGACGTGAAGTCAGATGCTGCTACTACAGCAGCTGCTCCAACTGAAAAGGGAGCTACCGATGCACCGGCTGCCGAAGGTGATCAGCGTGGTCCACGTCGCCGTGGTCCAGGTGGTCGCCGCGGTGGAAATGATCGCCGAGGTGGACGTCGTCCACGTCGCGGTGGTCGTCCCGAGCGAGTGCGTCCAGAATTTGATCAGAAGATCGTCAGTATCCGTCGAGTTACTCGTGTGATGGCTGGTGGCCGCCGCTTCTCATTCTCAGTATCAATGGTGATCGGAGACAAGAAGGGTAAGGTTGGTGTTGGTATCGGTAAGGCCGGTGACACACAGCTTGCGATCGAAAAGGCAGTACGCGACGCAAAGAAGAATATGATCGTGGTACCAATGGACAAGGATGCACGCATCCCACACGATGTACACGTGAAGTATGCATCATCAGAAGTGATGATCATGCCAGCACCAGGTCGTGGACTCGTCGCTGGTTCGTCAGTACGTACTGTACTTGAACTCGCTGGAGTAAAGGATGTAACTGCAAAGATCTTCTCTCGTTCAAAGAACAAGCTTAACAATGCTCGCGCTGCTGTCGAAGCGCTCAAGCAACTTAAGAAAGGCTAGTCTATGCAACTTCATGAACTTCAGCCAAGCACCCCGCGAAAGAGCGCAAAGCGCATCGGTCGTGGTGGAAAGCGAGGCAAGACCTCAGGAAAGGGTCACAAGGGACAGAAGGCACGAGCTGGTAACAGCATGCGCCCAGAAATGCGTGACATCATCAAGAAGCTGCCAAAGCTCCGTGGTCATGGTAAGAACCGTGCTCGTACTGTGAATGCAGAAAAGGTGCGACCAATGGTAGTAAATCTTGCTGCGCTCGAAACAGCCTTTGAAGCTGGTGCAACTGTTACGCCAAAGACACTCGTGTCTGCTGGTGTGATCACTACCAAGGCACGATGTGCTCCAGCAGTGAAGATCCTTGGTAACGGTGAACTTAAGAAGAAACTAGTTGTAGAAGATTGTCAGGTTTCAGGTTCTGCCAAAGAGAAGATTGAAGCGGCTGGCGGGAGTGTGAAATAAGCGATAAGATACAGCTTATGCAAACATTCCTTCACAAACTCAAAGTAATCTTCACTGAACCAGCTATCCGTAACCGTGTACTCTTTGTGCTTGGTGCGTTGGTAGTCTTCCGTGCACTTGCTTCGATCCCGATCCCGGGCATCAATCAGGCAGTGCTCCAA
Above is a window of Candidatus Nomurabacteria bacterium DNA encoding:
- the rplF gene encoding 50S ribosomal protein L6, coding for MSRLGKQPVAIPSGVEIKLENGVLTVKGPKATLSRPVREQDVTFTIEGNTITLEPTKTEAAPAMWGTYAAHVRNMITGVTEGYEKILQIEGVGYRAEVKGNEIVLNVGFSHPVPLTIPEGISAEVVKNEIKLTGSDKDALGQFAANVRKVKKPEPYKGKGIRYQGEFIIRKQGKKAV
- a CDS encoding type Z 30S ribosomal protein S14 encodes the protein MAKKSMIIKAQRAPKFKSRVVRRCTLCGRPHGYLRDFGMCRICFREQAHEGHIPGVRKSSW
- a CDS encoding 50S ribosomal protein L18 codes for the protein MEKSQYKTQMRAKRHNRLRHKVSGTAARPRLAVFRSNKFVYAQLIDDTAGKTIASADSRKGAKGTAVEKAKAVGTEIAKKAKDAKIETVVFDRGGFQYAGIVAALADAAREGGLRF
- the rpsH gene encoding 30S ribosomal protein S8, which gives rise to MMVGDTIGDLIIRLKNAGAVNKDTVSAPYSKLRLAVLTKLADAGYIESVTEKGKQVQEKTLEVTLRYENGSPRISGVKRISKPGRRLYTKVTDLHPVKFGKGHMILSTPAGILTNEEAKEKKVGGEQLFIIW
- a CDS encoding AI-2E family transporter; this translates as MRTDSNPANTAISLTVVAVIFLSISLKIFAPYLTPVVVAATMGILTWGAFTRLRDLLARSRWLKPYSPAAAAFIIWLLTTSVVILPGFFLGNYALVSGIGTIREFIGDFLLEHESINAFLQTQISNLVSMLPEEVVPTVQERLGEFATVGALFSGKMGGAAFGFISSASVSVLGAVGTLAFSLLLFFFVHTDGPAFLKWMNEKLYLRERGDDMFTEVAGLIKGIVLGSVLVQFIQASAYSLTLFGISLFVDIPNLGVWIAVIMIAGTIIPVVATAGMAIAVGMLFYSGAFIPGIVGVVVIAIFSTVDGIIRGWFVGSQVKIPVSLIVFSTIFGLGLFGFVGLILGPAVVALGKSAAGHATEAFAEWRQFNAEREAEKMQIKVEQLDETRKLRETMERLLEAQKQ
- the rpsE gene encoding 30S ribosomal protein S5; this encodes MSEKEQQEATTDVKSDAATTAAAPTEKGATDAPAAEGDQRGPRRRGPGGRRGGNDRRGGRRPRRGGRPERVRPEFDQKIVSIRRVTRVMAGGRRFSFSVSMVIGDKKGKVGVGIGKAGDTQLAIEKAVRDAKKNMIVVPMDKDARIPHDVHVKYASSEVMIMPAPGRGLVAGSSVRTVLELAGVKDVTAKIFSRSKNKLNNARAAVEALKQLKKG
- the rplO gene encoding 50S ribosomal protein L15, giving the protein MQLHELQPSTPRKSAKRIGRGGKRGKTSGKGHKGQKARAGNSMRPEMRDIIKKLPKLRGHGKNRARTVNAEKVRPMVVNLAALETAFEAGATVTPKTLVSAGVITTKARCAPAVKILGNGELKKKLVVEDCQVSGSAKEKIEAAGGSVK
- a CDS encoding mechanosensitive ion channel, giving the protein MKESLPTVDNQVLEAVQVVKETFAFDFWGTDGSKILICFLLTLFLFILSEPVRAYLRKRNGDEGKTIRLMQGKAGWVSLGIILVTSYAAAYYLKNAIDVIEIPTYLLGIIVLVRWINGMIRGPLLKAAKLIWDTQTNDHLRKVGMLATYAVISFGVYLALSVLSYNIQDLVDLGLPDWVTATASALVFLPFLQALVQSLALSNDRKMEVGEWVKIGDVVAKLKWSTLRGLVLEDAEGVEVVIPNSIVEKSEFRNLSKRKRWRDTFTFYVSAQVPPAALSELRSSVLTHIAQDSECKPQRCWFQQEYPGVITLRVIVDIEPPRNAPDRGALRDEKYDKVFQLVGTLIDSSGQVNMFQLQPPITGALPQLP